In a single window of the Coriobacteriia bacterium genome:
- the dnaE gene encoding DNA polymerase III subunit alpha, protein MSGFVHLHTHSEYSLLDGHARISRLVKRAAEVGQDTLALTDHGAMYGAVEFYRSAKKAGIKPIIGCEAYFTPESRLKREGKQALYHLLLLAKNETGYRNLMAIVSEASTHGFYYKPRVDLELLEQYHEGLVCTSACMSGIVSKSIEQGDLAAAHRWAETYERIFGEDFYLEIQEQGIVADNGVTQRQLSAEIARMGAEMGIGLVGTNDIHYVMAEDAKAQDLLLCVGTGSTIDDLSRMRFSSDQFYLKSADEMTSALSEYPEALANTAAIARDCDIELEFDRIILPRFEPEDGSEEPDFLRAECMRGLERRYGAPIPPGALERVETELEVITGKGLSAYFLIVADFVKWAKDNGIGVGPGRGSAAGSIISYALGITNLDPLEHGLLFERFLNPERMEMPDIDIDFDDERRLEVIEYVRQKYGADRVAQVVTYSTMKSRAAIRDAGRVLGYPYSIPDKVAKLVPERIDRKPDDGKDISDLTIALRDNAELRDAYQGDADTKRIIDAALSLENVVRGEGIHAAAVVICRDPLHYYTPVKLDTKGGSVITQYEGSVIADLGLLKMDFLGLRTLTVLAKAVRAIEDHHGVVIDLDAIPMDDKKTWALLQRADSDGVFQVESAGMKRVLRDLKPTCFADLVAVVALFRPGPMDSIPDFIARKHGKTRIAYYDDRIKHILEETYGLIVYQEQAMRIAMEMGGFTAAKADKLRKGMGKKKMEIVDALEPEFMAGASERGYDLKVAERVWSDMRKFGEYAFNKSHAAAYGLVSYQTAYLKAHYLLEYMAAVLTSYTGKSETIVKYIAACNQAGMKVLPPDVNSSGKDFTAVEGAIRFGLAGIRNVGEGVVETIVAERKASGHFTSLQDFCNRVDMRQANKKTLEALIKAGAFDSTGYTRKHLISMMDSAVDSAVKKQKDADSGQTSMFDFFAAEEHGLADEVPPPDGDEWDKGIKLKFEKEMLGIYVSDHPLREIAAVIAAARTMSFGATDEFRDGMSGWFAGIISAFDRVATKAGKLMATFTLEDLEGSLDGVLFPQVYEKYRDIVGLDMVVRMRAKVERSDRGLKLIVHEIEPLSESGQFERPPGTLMVRADLDFLGNGGGVQFKEILGRYPGRDSVQVEMRTPNGTKQLKLGDEYRVNAAAAGLHAELKELLGADSVWDA, encoded by the coding sequence ATGTCCGGTTTCGTCCACCTGCACACGCATTCGGAGTACTCGCTGCTCGACGGGCACGCGCGCATCTCGCGGCTCGTGAAGCGTGCCGCCGAGGTGGGTCAGGACACGCTCGCGCTCACCGACCACGGCGCCATGTACGGTGCGGTTGAGTTCTACCGGTCGGCGAAGAAGGCGGGGATCAAGCCGATCATCGGTTGCGAGGCGTACTTCACGCCCGAGTCGCGGCTCAAGCGCGAGGGCAAGCAGGCGCTCTACCACCTTCTGCTGCTCGCGAAGAACGAGACGGGCTACCGCAATCTGATGGCGATCGTGAGCGAGGCCTCCACGCACGGCTTCTACTACAAACCCCGGGTGGACCTCGAGCTCTTGGAGCAGTACCACGAGGGCCTCGTCTGCACCTCGGCGTGTATGAGCGGCATCGTGAGCAAATCGATCGAGCAGGGCGACCTTGCCGCCGCGCACCGCTGGGCCGAGACGTACGAGCGCATCTTCGGCGAGGACTTCTACCTCGAGATCCAGGAGCAGGGGATCGTCGCCGACAACGGGGTGACCCAGAGGCAGCTCTCGGCCGAGATCGCGCGCATGGGCGCCGAGATGGGCATCGGGCTGGTGGGCACCAACGACATCCACTACGTGATGGCCGAAGACGCGAAGGCGCAGGACCTGCTGCTGTGCGTGGGCACCGGCTCGACGATCGACGACCTGAGCCGGATGCGCTTCAGCTCCGACCAGTTCTACCTCAAGAGCGCCGATGAGATGACCTCCGCGCTGTCCGAGTATCCGGAGGCGCTCGCGAACACGGCGGCCATCGCCCGTGACTGCGATATCGAGCTCGAGTTCGACCGGATCATCCTGCCGAGGTTCGAGCCGGAGGACGGTTCTGAGGAGCCCGACTTCCTTCGCGCCGAGTGCATGCGCGGGCTCGAGCGTCGCTACGGCGCTCCGATTCCACCCGGGGCGCTCGAGCGGGTGGAGACCGAGCTTGAGGTCATCACCGGCAAGGGGCTTTCGGCGTACTTCCTGATCGTCGCCGACTTCGTGAAGTGGGCGAAGGACAACGGCATCGGCGTGGGGCCGGGCCGTGGTTCGGCGGCAGGCTCGATCATCAGCTACGCACTCGGCATCACGAACCTCGACCCGCTCGAGCACGGGCTTCTGTTCGAGCGCTTCTTGAACCCGGAGCGCATGGAGATGCCGGACATCGACATCGACTTCGACGACGAGCGTCGGCTCGAGGTCATCGAGTACGTGCGGCAGAAGTACGGCGCCGACCGAGTGGCGCAGGTGGTCACGTACTCCACGATGAAGTCGCGCGCCGCGATCCGCGACGCCGGGCGGGTGCTCGGCTACCCGTATTCGATCCCCGACAAGGTCGCCAAGCTCGTGCCCGAGCGCATCGACCGCAAGCCCGATGACGGCAAGGACATCTCGGACCTTACAATCGCGCTTCGCGACAACGCCGAGCTGCGCGACGCCTACCAGGGTGACGCAGACACGAAGCGCATCATCGACGCGGCGCTCTCGCTCGAAAACGTGGTGCGTGGTGAGGGCATCCATGCGGCGGCCGTTGTGATCTGCCGCGACCCGCTGCACTACTACACCCCGGTGAAGCTCGACACCAAAGGCGGCTCGGTCATCACGCAGTACGAGGGATCCGTGATCGCCGACCTCGGGCTGCTCAAGATGGACTTCCTCGGCCTGCGCACACTCACCGTGCTCGCCAAGGCCGTGCGGGCGATCGAGGACCACCACGGTGTGGTGATCGATCTGGACGCCATCCCGATGGACGACAAGAAGACGTGGGCGCTGTTGCAGCGCGCCGACTCCGACGGCGTGTTCCAGGTGGAATCCGCCGGCATGAAGCGCGTTCTGCGCGACCTCAAGCCCACGTGCTTTGCCGACCTGGTGGCCGTGGTCGCGCTCTTCCGCCCCGGTCCGATGGACTCGATCCCCGACTTCATCGCGCGCAAGCACGGCAAGACGCGCATCGCTTACTACGACGACCGCATCAAGCACATCCTCGAGGAGACGTACGGCCTGATCGTGTACCAGGAGCAGGCCATGCGCATCGCGATGGAGATGGGCGGGTTCACGGCCGCCAAGGCGGACAAGCTCCGCAAAGGCATGGGCAAGAAGAAGATGGAGATCGTCGACGCACTCGAGCCTGAGTTCATGGCCGGCGCGAGCGAGCGCGGCTACGACCTCAAGGTGGCCGAGCGCGTGTGGTCCGACATGCGCAAGTTCGGCGAGTATGCGTTCAACAAGAGCCACGCCGCAGCGTACGGGCTCGTCTCGTACCAGACGGCGTACCTCAAGGCGCACTACCTGCTCGAGTACATGGCCGCCGTGCTCACCAGTTACACGGGCAAGAGCGAGACCATCGTCAAGTACATCGCGGCCTGCAATCAGGCCGGCATGAAGGTCCTGCCGCCCGATGTGAACTCCTCGGGCAAAGACTTCACCGCCGTGGAGGGTGCGATCCGCTTCGGCCTTGCGGGTATCCGCAACGTGGGTGAGGGCGTCGTCGAGACGATCGTCGCCGAGCGCAAGGCGAGCGGCCACTTCACATCGCTCCAGGACTTCTGCAATCGCGTGGATATGCGGCAGGCGAACAAGAAGACGCTCGAGGCGCTCATCAAGGCAGGCGCATTCGACTCCACCGGCTACACCCGCAAGCATCTGATCTCGATGATGGACTCGGCCGTGGACTCGGCCGTAAAGAAGCAGAAAGACGCGGACTCCGGCCAGACGTCGATGTTCGACTTCTTCGCCGCCGAGGAACACGGGCTCGCCGATGAGGTCCCGCCGCCGGACGGGGACGAATGGGACAAGGGCATCAAGCTCAAGTTCGAGAAGGAGATGCTCGGCATCTACGTCTCGGACCATCCGCTGCGCGAGATCGCCGCGGTCATCGCCGCGGCGCGCACCATGTCGTTTGGCGCCACCGACGAGTTCCGCGACGGCATGAGCGGTTGGTTCGCCGGCATCATCTCGGCGTTCGACCGGGTGGCAACCAAGGCCGGCAAGCTCATGGCGACGTTCACACTCGAGGACCTCGAGGGCTCGCTGGACGGCGTGCTGTTCCCGCAGGTCTACGAGAAGTACCGCGACATCGTGGGGCTCGACATGGTGGTGCGGATGCGTGCGAAGGTCGAACGTTCGGACCGCGGACTCAAGCTCATCGTGCACGAGATCGAGCCGCTGTCGGAGAGCGGGCAGTTCGAGCGTCCGCCCGGCACGCTGATGGTGCGCGCAGACCTCGACTTCCTCGGCAACGGCGGCGGCGTGCAGTTCAAGGAGATCCTCGGGCGGTACCCGGGTCGCGACTCGGTGCAGGTAGAGATGCGCACGCCGAATGGTACGAAGCAGCTTAAGTTGGGGGATGAGTACAGGGTGAATGCGGCAGCGGCGGGGCTGCACGCGGAGCTCAAGGAGCTGCTTGGCGCCGACTCCGTGTGGGACGCCTAG
- a CDS encoding fumarylacetoacetate hydrolase family protein, producing MRVVRIFHDEDVRYGLADESMVTLISDEPFAAWETEGIVALPHAQLLAPAVPTKVVCAGINYRTHAAEMGHAIPDEPVIFLKPPTSVIGHGAEVHIPAGFDCVDYEGELAVILGRRTRCVSPAEAATHVLGFACANDITNRVLQKRDGQWTRAKGFDTFCPLGPWVETDADPLDLLLETYVNGEQRQHARTSDMIFDPFELVSFVSHVMTLLPGDVVLTGTPGGIGPVYAGDTVEVRIEGIGSLINHIV from the coding sequence GTGCGCGTCGTTCGCATCTTCCACGATGAAGACGTGCGCTACGGCCTTGCCGATGAAAGCATGGTCACGCTGATCTCCGACGAGCCGTTCGCTGCGTGGGAGACCGAGGGGATCGTGGCGCTGCCGCACGCGCAGCTGCTCGCCCCGGCGGTGCCCACCAAGGTCGTCTGCGCCGGCATCAACTACCGCACCCATGCCGCCGAGATGGGGCACGCGATTCCTGACGAGCCGGTCATCTTCCTCAAGCCGCCCACCTCGGTGATCGGCCACGGTGCCGAGGTGCATATCCCGGCCGGCTTCGACTGCGTGGACTACGAGGGCGAGCTCGCGGTGATACTCGGTAGGCGCACGAGGTGCGTTTCGCCGGCGGAGGCCGCGACGCACGTCCTCGGCTTCGCCTGTGCGAACGACATCACCAATCGCGTGCTCCAGAAGCGCGATGGCCAGTGGACGCGCGCGAAGGGCTTCGACACGTTCTGCCCGCTCGGACCGTGGGTCGAGACGGACGCCGATCCGCTCGACTTGCTGCTCGAGACGTACGTGAACGGCGAGCAGCGGCAGCACGCGCGCACCTCGGACATGATCTTCGACCCGTTCGAGCTCGTGAGCTTCGTGAGCCACGTGATGACCCTGCTGCCCGGCGATGTGGTGCTCACCGGAACCCCCGGTGGCATCGGGCCGGTCTACGCGGGCGACACCGTCGAGGTGCGCATCGAGGGCATCGGGAGCCTCATCAACCACATCGTGTAG
- a CDS encoding ribbon-helix-helix protein, CopG family translates to MAVEKITISLPASLVSEIDRLSAEEGVSRSHVVREAAALYVSDREAAREVVRKRSAAREVLAMLDELRGRVPADGRPVLDILREARGPLDDEAVR, encoded by the coding sequence ATGGCGGTCGAGAAGATCACAATCTCGTTGCCGGCAAGCCTCGTGAGTGAGATCGACCGTCTGTCTGCCGAAGAGGGCGTCTCGCGCAGCCATGTCGTGCGTGAGGCGGCGGCGCTGTACGTGAGCGATCGGGAGGCTGCGCGCGAGGTCGTGCGCAAGCGGTCCGCCGCACGCGAGGTGCTAGCCATGCTCGACGAGCTGCGCGGTCGCGTGCCCGCCGATGGGCGCCCGGTACTGGACATCCTCCGTGAGGCGCGTGGCCCCCTCGACGACGAGGCCGTGCGGTGA
- the hisD gene encoding histidinol dehydrogenase: MMRRIELTRGRRLAPADVPRTGGIDAEVLGVAQRIIDDVKARGDEALLDYTAQFDRATLTDLRVSEAEIELAVAEVGEEFLAAIAEAAFSIEEFHQRQVTQSWFTADERGVFLGQKVTALSRVGIYVPGGRACYPSSVLMNAIPAIVAGVGEIAMVVPPDADGRVNPYTLAAAAEVGLTEIYKVGGAQAVAGLAYGTATIPRVDKITGPGNAYVTAAKKLVMGDVGIDMLAGPSEVLILADETAEPAFVAIDLMAQAEHDPRAATYLVTTDATLADDVEAALAELLTMSPRADVIERSLTDNGVVVICPDVDVALDAANMIAPEHLEVMMADPLELLGAIQNAGAIFLGPWTPESVGDYVAGPNHVLPTGGTARFSGPLSVDDFVKKSSVLCYSLEALEADGATVITIAEAEGLDAHARAVALRLAAAFGMDGDVS, from the coding sequence ATGATGCGACGGATCGAGCTCACCCGCGGCCGGCGGCTTGCCCCTGCCGACGTGCCCCGCACGGGCGGCATCGATGCCGAGGTGCTCGGCGTAGCGCAGCGCATCATCGACGACGTGAAGGCGCGCGGCGACGAGGCGCTCCTCGACTACACGGCGCAGTTCGACCGCGCCACGCTCACCGACCTGCGCGTCTCCGAGGCCGAGATCGAGCTCGCGGTAGCCGAGGTGGGCGAGGAGTTCCTCGCGGCGATCGCTGAGGCCGCGTTCTCGATCGAGGAGTTCCACCAGCGGCAGGTAACGCAGTCGTGGTTCACCGCCGACGAGCGTGGCGTCTTTCTCGGCCAGAAAGTGACCGCGCTGTCGCGCGTGGGCATCTACGTGCCCGGCGGGCGTGCCTGCTACCCGTCATCCGTGCTCATGAATGCGATCCCCGCCATCGTGGCGGGTGTGGGCGAGATCGCGATGGTCGTGCCGCCGGATGCCGACGGTCGCGTGAACCCGTACACGCTCGCGGCCGCCGCCGAGGTCGGACTCACGGAGATCTACAAGGTCGGCGGCGCGCAGGCGGTCGCAGGACTCGCGTACGGCACGGCCACGATCCCGCGGGTGGACAAGATCACCGGCCCCGGCAACGCGTACGTGACCGCCGCGAAGAAGCTCGTGATGGGCGACGTGGGCATCGATATGCTCGCCGGCCCCTCGGAGGTGCTGATCCTTGCCGACGAGACCGCCGAGCCGGCGTTCGTGGCGATCGACCTTATGGCCCAGGCCGAGCACGACCCGCGCGCGGCCACCTATCTGGTGACGACCGACGCGACGCTCGCCGACGACGTTGAGGCTGCGCTCGCCGAGCTGCTGACGATGTCGCCGCGCGCCGATGTGATCGAGCGCTCGCTCACCGACAACGGCGTGGTCGTCATCTGTCCGGACGTGGATGTGGCGCTCGACGCCGCGAACATGATCGCCCCGGAGCACCTCGAGGTCATGATGGCCGACCCGCTCGAGCTGCTCGGCGCCATCCAGAACGCAGGCGCCATCTTCCTCGGCCCGTGGACGCCGGAAAGCGTAGGCGACTACGTGGCCGGCCCGAACCACGTGCTTCCCACGGGCGGCACGGCGCGCTTCTCCGGGCCGCTTTCGGTGGATGACTTCGTGAAGAAGTCGTCGGTGCTGTGCTACTCGCTCGAGGCCCTCGAGGCCGACGGCGCCACGGTGATCACGATCGCCGAGGCCGAGGGGCTCGACGCGCACGCCCGCGCGGTCGCGCTCAGGCTCGCAGCCGCGTTCGGCATGGACGGTGATGTGTCGTGA
- the hisZ gene encoding ATP phosphoribosyltransferase regulatory subunit, giving the protein MQPVTPRGFRDVLFAEAREREVVTAAIAAAFSSWGYEPVETPVAEEFGTLEAGAGGGLDQTAFRFFDLDGSLLALRPEMTVPIARVVASRLAEVPGPHRIRYAAPVFREHASLRGQAREFTQIGIELVGAHGPSADTEVVLLLIAALEAAGLSEFTVGIGTAEVLRALLERAGGTEEWKAAGIAAAQNRNLVELDRLAARDDLDPAVARALREVPRIRGGAEALVKASALADACGCGDALADLSETWQTLDSLGQTARVQLDFGIMRSFGYYTGLQVEAYAPGLGLPLAGGGRYDGVLSTFGHAAPAAGFALGLERLMIALAEQDASPRLEPLDAVLGGAEAVAVFTQAARLRDAGWRVRVAPGVTGVALVREADARVAAEALLAEGGMLYRADRAGEPASILGDVLPEPPRRSWAARGGEVG; this is encoded by the coding sequence GTGCAGCCCGTGACCCCGCGCGGCTTCCGCGACGTGTTGTTCGCAGAAGCGCGCGAGCGTGAGGTGGTGACCGCCGCGATCGCAGCGGCGTTCTCGTCGTGGGGCTACGAGCCGGTGGAGACGCCGGTAGCCGAGGAGTTCGGCACCCTCGAGGCAGGAGCGGGCGGCGGACTCGACCAGACCGCGTTCCGCTTCTTCGACCTCGACGGCTCGCTTCTGGCCCTTCGCCCCGAGATGACGGTGCCGATCGCACGCGTGGTGGCATCGCGTCTGGCCGAGGTCCCCGGACCGCACCGCATCCGCTACGCCGCACCCGTGTTCCGGGAGCACGCGTCGCTGCGCGGCCAGGCACGCGAATTCACGCAGATCGGGATCGAGCTCGTGGGCGCGCACGGTCCTTCGGCCGACACCGAAGTCGTGCTGCTACTCATCGCGGCGCTCGAAGCAGCCGGCCTCTCCGAGTTCACCGTGGGCATCGGTACCGCCGAGGTGCTTCGCGCGCTCCTGGAGCGCGCTGGCGGGACCGAGGAGTGGAAGGCTGCGGGCATCGCAGCCGCGCAGAACCGCAACCTGGTGGAGCTCGACCGGCTCGCCGCGCGCGATGACCTCGATCCGGCGGTGGCGCGCGCTCTCCGTGAGGTGCCGCGCATCCGCGGAGGGGCCGAGGCGCTCGTGAAGGCATCGGCGCTCGCGGACGCGTGCGGGTGCGGAGACGCGCTCGCCGACCTTAGCGAGACGTGGCAGACCCTCGACTCCCTCGGGCAGACCGCGCGCGTGCAGCTCGACTTCGGCATCATGCGCTCGTTCGGGTACTACACCGGACTTCAGGTGGAGGCATACGCGCCGGGTCTCGGCCTGCCGCTCGCGGGCGGCGGCCGCTACGACGGTGTGCTGTCCACGTTCGGCCACGCCGCTCCCGCGGCGGGCTTTGCGCTCGGCCTCGAGCGGCTCATGATCGCGCTTGCCGAGCAAGACGCGAGCCCGCGCCTTGAGCCGCTGGATGCCGTGCTTGGCGGAGCGGAAGCGGTCGCGGTCTTCACGCAGGCCGCGCGGCTTCGTGATGCCGGATGGCGCGTGCGCGTTGCCCCGGGCGTGACGGGCGTCGCGCTCGTGCGCGAGGCCGATGCCCGCGTCGCAGCCGAAGCGCTCCTCGCCGAAGGTGGCATGCTCTACCGTGCCGACCGGGCAGGCGAGCCGGCCTCCATACTCGGCGACGTGCTGCCCGAGCCGCCCCGGCGCTCGTGGGCGGCCCGCGGAGGTGAGGTAGGGTGA
- the hisG gene encoding ATP phosphoribosyltransferase: MARRGGEDRRLRMALPKGALYAESVALLEAAGLDVTGLADPGRQLTLSAGDIEYIIGKPTDIPVYVAYGGVDVAISGKDVLLESALDVVEMVDLGFGACRFVVAEPEGASRSVAEIYRHLGVIRVATKYPRITEAHYASRGLQVELVKLSGNIELAPLIGLADQVVDITATGRTLAENRLRIVDEVLSSTARFIANPVSLKTDSERVTGIAEALAAAAAAHGGGTA, encoded by the coding sequence ATGGCGCGACGCGGTGGCGAGGATCGGCGGTTGCGGATGGCGCTCCCCAAAGGCGCGCTTTACGCCGAGTCGGTGGCTCTTCTCGAGGCGGCCGGGCTCGACGTGACCGGCCTTGCGGATCCTGGCCGGCAGCTCACGCTTTCGGCCGGCGACATCGAGTACATCATCGGCAAGCCCACCGACATCCCCGTCTACGTGGCCTACGGCGGCGTGGACGTGGCGATCTCGGGCAAAGACGTGCTGCTCGAGTCCGCTCTCGACGTGGTGGAGATGGTGGACCTCGGCTTCGGCGCGTGCCGTTTCGTGGTGGCCGAGCCGGAGGGTGCGTCGCGCAGCGTGGCCGAGATCTACCGGCACCTCGGCGTCATCCGCGTGGCCACGAAGTATCCGCGCATCACCGAGGCGCACTACGCTTCACGGGGGCTGCAGGTAGAACTGGTGAAGCTTTCGGGAAACATCGAACTGGCGCCGCTGATCGGATTGGCCGACCAGGTCGTGGACATCACGGCCACCGGCCGCACGCTTGCCGAGAATCGGCTGCGCATCGTCGATGAGGTGCTCTCGTCGACCGCGCGCTTCATCGCCAACCCGGTGAGCCTGAAGACGGACAGCGAGCGCGTGACCGGCATCGCCGAGGCGCTTGCAGCGGCAGCAGCCGCGCACGGAGGAGGAACAGCATGA
- a CDS encoding type II toxin-antitoxin system VapC family toxin: MNEETLVLDASVGVKWFKDEAGSAAARGLISQLGEGSTRLVVPAVFPFEVLDVARRLFGIAEARALWEGLSAAGVLVASSDEALLADTLEVASSLGCTLYDAAAPALAARLGCPLVSADKRAHARVAGVRLIG, from the coding sequence GTGAACGAGGAGACGCTCGTCTTGGATGCGTCGGTGGGGGTCAAGTGGTTCAAAGATGAGGCCGGCTCCGCCGCGGCGCGCGGTCTCATCTCACAGCTCGGTGAGGGCTCGACGCGCCTGGTGGTGCCCGCCGTGTTCCCCTTCGAGGTGCTGGACGTCGCACGCCGGCTCTTCGGCATCGCCGAGGCGCGTGCGCTGTGGGAGGGCCTTTCAGCAGCAGGAGTGCTGGTGGCCAGCTCCGACGAAGCGCTCCTGGCCGATACGCTTGAGGTCGCAAGCAGCCTCGGCTGCACACTCTACGACGCCGCGGCACCGGCGCTCGCGGCACGGCTGGGGTGCCCGCTCGTCTCGGCCGACAAGCGCGCGCACGCTCGCGTTGCGGGTGTTCGCCTCATCGGCTGA
- the hisB gene encoding imidazoleglycerol-phosphate dehydratase HisB, giving the protein MTRRATIERATSETEIELTLALDGEGTTSIATGVPFFDHMLEAFGRHGRFDLEVEAEGDLAVDAHHTVEDVGICLGAAFAAALGDKAGIRRFGSVFIPMDEALVLAAVDISGRGQLHYDVETPIEFIGTFDTTLVKEFMIAFAANAGITIHVVAFAGSNAHHIIEAAFKALARALAEAVSLDPRVSGVPSTKGSL; this is encoded by the coding sequence ATGACGCGGCGGGCAACTATCGAGCGCGCGACGTCGGAGACCGAGATCGAGCTCACGCTCGCGCTCGACGGCGAGGGCACCACGAGCATCGCCACCGGCGTGCCGTTCTTCGACCACATGCTCGAAGCATTCGGGCGTCACGGCCGGTTCGACCTTGAGGTCGAGGCCGAGGGCGATCTGGCGGTGGACGCGCACCACACCGTGGAGGACGTGGGCATCTGTCTGGGTGCTGCCTTCGCCGCCGCGCTCGGCGACAAGGCCGGGATACGACGCTTCGGCTCGGTGTTCATACCGATGGACGAGGCGCTCGTGCTCGCTGCGGTCGACATCTCCGGCCGCGGTCAGCTCCACTACGACGTAGAGACTCCGATCGAGTTCATCGGCACGTTCGATACCACGCTGGTCAAGGAGTTCATGATCGCGTTTGCCGCCAACGCAGGCATCACCATTCACGTGGTCGCCTTCGCGGGCAGCAACGCGCACCACATCATCGAGGCGGCGTTCAAGGCGCTCGCCCGGGCGCTGGCCGAGGCGGTCTCGCTCGACCCGCGCGTGAGCGGCGTGCCGTCCACCAAAGGGTCGCTGTGA
- a CDS encoding YerC/YecD family TrpR-related protein, producing the protein MSSDRLRTPDVDALLAAFGALETDDERYAFLQDVATIREIKDLAQRLEVARMLDAGEHYTHIQQVTGASSTTISRVNRSLNYGAEGYRIVLDHLGPLEPAKGGDA; encoded by the coding sequence ATGTCTTCCGACCGTCTACGAACCCCCGACGTGGATGCGCTGCTCGCGGCATTCGGGGCGCTTGAGACCGACGACGAGCGCTACGCGTTCTTGCAGGATGTAGCGACGATCCGGGAGATCAAGGACCTCGCCCAGCGTCTCGAGGTGGCGCGGATGCTCGACGCGGGCGAACACTACACGCACATCCAGCAGGTCACCGGCGCGTCGTCCACGACCATCAGCCGCGTGAACCGCAGCCTCAACTACGGCGCCGAGGGCTACCGCATCGTGCTCGACCACCTCGGCCCGCTCGAGCCCGCCAAAGGTGGCGACGCGTAA
- the hisC gene encoding histidinol-phosphate transaminase: MKRLRPARPELEDISAYDAKDVRAEVRLSANENPHNLPHELLDKLADRVRNDIEFNRYPDPLCGHLRSLIAEANGLEPTNVLVGNGGDELILDLVLAWGGPGRTLVDLPPTFSMYGIDARMTGTAVIEVPRLADFSVDAEALMKVVAERDPDIVVISNPNNPTGTMVPETVVIDLLNATDALVLVDEAYFEFSRQTARPHMERHPNLVILRTFSKAFSLAGLRAGYLLAHEDVVRELTKVRQPYSVNRFTQVAAALTFRERVVFETGIRETLRFRDRLVHGLGAMNNVEVFPSEANYVLFRVQHASAVWRDLLHDHSVLVRDFSRTPGLEDCLRVTVGSEAEVERFLAAMEDIMASKRAASHFGMSASPTGRIGKVGK; this comes from the coding sequence GTGAAGCGCCTGAGGCCTGCGCGGCCCGAACTCGAGGACATCTCGGCATACGATGCGAAGGACGTGCGCGCCGAGGTGCGCCTCTCGGCGAACGAGAATCCGCACAACCTGCCGCACGAGCTTCTCGACAAGCTGGCGGACCGCGTGCGCAACGACATCGAGTTCAACCGGTATCCGGACCCGCTCTGCGGTCACCTGCGCTCGCTGATCGCCGAGGCGAACGGGCTCGAGCCCACTAACGTGCTCGTGGGCAACGGTGGCGACGAGCTCATCTTGGACCTCGTGCTCGCCTGGGGCGGCCCCGGACGCACGCTCGTGGACCTGCCGCCGACGTTCTCGATGTACGGCATCGACGCTCGCATGACCGGGACCGCCGTGATCGAGGTCCCGCGTCTCGCGGACTTCTCGGTGGACGCCGAGGCGCTCATGAAGGTGGTCGCCGAGCGCGACCCGGATATCGTCGTGATCTCGAACCCGAACAACCCGACCGGCACGATGGTGCCCGAGACGGTGGTCATCGACCTGCTCAACGCCACCGACGCGCTCGTGCTCGTAGACGAGGCGTATTTCGAGTTCAGCCGGCAGACGGCGCGCCCGCACATGGAGCGCCACCCCAACCTCGTGATCCTGCGCACCTTCAGCAAGGCGTTCTCGCTTGCGGGCCTGCGCGCGGGGTACCTGCTCGCGCACGAGGACGTGGTCCGTGAACTCACCAAGGTGCGGCAGCCGTACTCGGTCAACCGCTTCACGCAGGTGGCCGCGGCCCTCACCTTTCGCGAGCGCGTGGTCTTCGAGACGGGCATCCGCGAGACGCTGCGCTTCCGCGACCGGCTCGTCCACGGGCTCGGCGCGATGAACAACGTGGAGGTCTTCCCGTCCGAAGCCAACTACGTGCTCTTCCGCGTGCAGCACGCCTCGGCGGTCTGGCGCGACCTGTTGCACGATCACTCGGTGCTCGTGCGCGACTTCTCGCGCACGCCGGGCCTCGAGGACTGCCTGCGCGTGACGGTCGGCTCAGAAGCCGAGGTGGAGCGGTTCCTCGCGGCTATGGAGGACATCATGGCGAGCAAGCGTGCAGCCTCGCACTTCGGCATGAGTGCGTCGCCCACGGGGCGTATCGGGAAGGTGGGGAAGTGA